A genomic window from Paenibacillus sp. FSL K6-0276 includes:
- a CDS encoding EAL domain-containing protein — MKRCKLLLLISILFMLLPPTAIHAERKEIEYQVELEYPPYKYDKDGYMTGFDIELSNMIFEKQDYDVHYSTGKWADVYSRLVQGDIETAGLMAITERRKQELLFSEPVFKSYISIYTRRGLKGEIDLNTLGSYKIGLGNGQYSETVLNGQLGINDYIEYATIPAALEALEKGEIDLLFENQEVVDYLLVEQGKTDSIIKEVNDLYPRDVAFAINKSTPELVSYINERLEELQHSGAFEELYQNYFFAHSDYYKGMIHKRLVYGAIVLFCLLILSLVLLKLYNNRLRRAVYSEHQFFEDVIEHSGMVVWAVQADKKVVRFNKFAERMTGLSEKEVLGVNIEDIDGLKGSTAVIRDLLNRAVGLEYVSNVEIKLPDQSSEARYFSFRTALLKGLDKQATDIFVLVGVDIEDRKQNELRLQLSYEELEATCEELSAAEVELQEQFDKLQVSDQRYRLVLEGSGAYLWDLDWETGRYNLPDRWCELMGYTKDEINSFELGAFSIAHPEDQLSSYKAKQDHLNGLTPIYETVYRMRTKDNQTRWFEVSGKAVVSSKYKDRLFIGSLIDITEQKQAELKLSNSYQELEATYEQLTTTQQELLVQYNMLLENQKHMHRLAYVDELSNLPNRLCLLETMEKYIQRPVGKAALLFIDSDNFKYINDSLGHKSGDVLIRKVSERLQSVLPEGNMLSRLGGDEFVIFLKDIEDREDVLNLAESIMSVFRRSFLIGESNLYVSLSVGISFYPDDGETTEQILSNADVAMYRAKEDGKGTYVVYDKSMHTAFNERMNIEKHLRSAMNNNEFELYYQPQMDIQTGFISGFEALIRWNSPSLGSVSPLSFIKIAEDSRLIIGIGEWVLRESCVFMKGIQERTGVPYKISVNISIIQLFQNDFIEMVQDSLAVSGLKPSCLELEITESIFMKSFESILGKLEFLKSKGIGIALDDFGTGYSSLSYLQQLPISTLKMDKTFIDSLSEKANNESFVQSIIQLGHNMGLEVVAEGVEEVSQMDFLKTTGCDKVQGYLISRPVPKQAVVELLETQRRYGI, encoded by the coding sequence ATGAAGCGGTGCAAACTGTTGCTTCTGATTAGCATTCTGTTTATGCTCTTACCTCCTACTGCCATTCACGCCGAAAGAAAGGAGATAGAGTATCAAGTAGAGCTGGAATATCCACCATATAAATATGATAAAGATGGCTACATGACTGGTTTTGATATTGAATTGAGTAATATGATCTTTGAGAAGCAGGATTACGACGTCCACTACAGTACAGGGAAGTGGGCTGATGTGTATAGTCGGCTCGTTCAGGGAGATATCGAAACAGCGGGTCTAATGGCAATAACCGAAAGACGAAAACAAGAGTTGTTATTTTCAGAACCTGTTTTCAAAAGTTATATTTCCATCTACACAAGGCGAGGGCTTAAGGGTGAGATCGATTTAAATACGCTTGGAAGTTATAAGATAGGTCTAGGAAACGGACAGTATTCTGAAACGGTACTAAACGGGCAACTGGGGATTAATGATTACATAGAATATGCAACGATTCCTGCGGCTTTGGAGGCCTTAGAAAAAGGGGAGATCGACCTTCTATTTGAGAATCAGGAGGTGGTCGATTATCTGCTCGTTGAACAGGGAAAGACGGACAGTATTATAAAGGAAGTGAATGATCTTTACCCAAGGGATGTAGCTTTTGCAATCAATAAGTCCACACCGGAGTTGGTTTCTTATATTAACGAGAGATTGGAGGAATTGCAACATTCGGGTGCTTTTGAAGAACTGTACCAGAACTATTTCTTCGCTCATTCTGATTATTATAAAGGCATGATCCACAAGAGATTGGTTTACGGAGCAATCGTTCTATTCTGTCTTCTTATTCTTAGTTTAGTCCTGCTTAAATTGTATAATAATCGTTTACGGCGTGCTGTTTATTCGGAGCATCAATTTTTTGAGGATGTTATAGAGCATAGCGGTATGGTGGTGTGGGCGGTACAAGCAGATAAAAAGGTAGTTCGGTTTAACAAGTTCGCTGAGCGGATGACAGGTTTAAGCGAGAAAGAGGTACTGGGAGTAAACATTGAGGATATCGATGGTTTGAAAGGTAGTACGGCTGTAATCCGGGATCTGCTGAACCGGGCAGTAGGACTCGAATACGTTAGCAACGTAGAAATTAAACTCCCAGACCAGTCATCTGAAGCACGATACTTCTCATTTCGGACAGCCTTATTAAAAGGACTCGATAAGCAGGCAACTGATATCTTTGTGCTTGTAGGTGTGGATATTGAAGATCGTAAGCAAAATGAGCTGAGACTGCAGCTAAGTTATGAGGAACTGGAAGCTACTTGCGAAGAATTGTCAGCGGCAGAGGTCGAGCTGCAGGAGCAATTTGATAAGCTACAAGTAAGTGATCAACGGTACCGGCTTGTACTAGAAGGCTCAGGGGCATATCTGTGGGACCTTGATTGGGAGACGGGACGTTATAATTTACCGGATCGTTGGTGCGAACTAATGGGCTATACGAAGGATGAAATCAACTCGTTCGAACTAGGAGCGTTTAGCATTGCTCATCCCGAAGACCAATTGTCATCCTACAAGGCTAAACAAGATCATCTGAATGGATTGACGCCTATCTACGAGACTGTATACCGCATGCGGACCAAGGATAATCAAACGAGATGGTTTGAAGTAAGCGGAAAGGCTGTCGTTAGTTCAAAGTATAAAGATCGGTTATTTATAGGCTCCTTGATTGATATCACCGAGCAGAAGCAGGCAGAGCTCAAACTGAGTAACAGCTACCAAGAACTCGAGGCGACATATGAGCAGCTTACGACCACTCAACAGGAGCTTCTAGTGCAATATAATATGCTTCTAGAGAATCAGAAACATATGCATCGGCTGGCTTATGTGGATGAGCTTAGTAATTTACCCAACCGTTTATGCCTACTAGAGACCATGGAGAAATACATACAGCGTCCGGTTGGAAAGGCGGCACTACTGTTCATAGATTCAGATAATTTCAAATACATCAACGATTCCTTAGGTCATAAATCCGGGGATGTTCTCATAAGGAAGGTTAGCGAGAGATTGCAGTCGGTGTTGCCGGAAGGGAATATGCTCTCTCGGCTGGGCGGAGATGAATTTGTTATTTTTCTTAAGGATATAGAGGACCGTGAGGATGTATTGAACCTGGCAGAGAGTATAATGAGTGTGTTCAGGCGGTCCTTTTTAATTGGTGAGAGTAATTTGTACGTCTCGCTAAGCGTAGGGATTTCCTTTTATCCGGATGATGGAGAGACGACCGAGCAAATTTTGAGTAATGCGGATGTGGCAATGTACCGTGCTAAAGAGGACGGCAAGGGAACTTATGTAGTCTATGATAAATCGATGCATACAGCGTTTAATGAACGAATGAATATAGAGAAGCATTTGCGCAGTGCTATGAACAACAATGAATTTGAACTGTACTATCAGCCACAGATGGATATCCAGACTGGATTCATCTCAGGCTTTGAAGCTTTAATTCGTTGGAACAGCCCATCACTTGGTTCTGTATCCCCACTTTCATTTATAAAAATTGCTGAGGATTCCAGACTGATCATCGGTATTGGTGAATGGGTGCTTCGTGAATCTTGCGTCTTTATGAAAGGCATTCAAGAGCGTACAGGCGTTCCTTATAAAATATCGGTTAACATTTCGATTATTCAGTTATTTCAGAACGATTTTATCGAGATGGTACAGGATAGTCTGGCTGTAAGTGGCCTAAAGCCAAGCTGTCTTGAGTTGGAAATCACGGAGTCTATTTTTATGAAATCATTTGAGAGTATCCTTGGCAAGCTGGAGTTTCTAAAATCTAAGGGCATTGGTATCGCCTTGGATGATTTCGGGACGGGTTACTCATCACTTAGCTATTTGCAGCAATTACCGATTTCAACGCTCAAGATGGATAAAACCTTTATTGATTCGCTCTCAGAAAAAGCTAACAATGAGTCTTTTGTGCAGTCAATTATTCAGCTGGGGCATAATATGGGATTAGAGGTCGTAGCGGAGGGTGTAGAAGAGGTTAGCCAAATGGATTTCCTCAAGACAACAGGCTGCGACAAGGTTCAAGGCTACCTGATTAGCAGACCTGTACCAAAGCAGGCAGTAGTAGAGCTTTTGGAAACACAGAGGCGCTATGGGATCTAG
- a CDS encoding GGDEF domain-containing protein: MHTTSQTPRQTNWNRVLLNAFWIILLVDLSIHFLDSLCLWGQHPEPLTISKFITQSLIPDTIIVTLIIILECIYRWKPLWSELAITVASHLFAVLIIINLSDELYGISLIMLLPLLISMIYMKSSYMKATSAICLLYTIILFFKTSNHGYVPITQTIIISLIFAATALAGFAVIGRGRDLMQSLENSVKSEQELRIQNIIMDRLSKIDPLTDLYNHKTFHEYLGWLIEHQQSNPFPMQLAVMDIDNFKKVNDTYGHSVGDIVLQKVAAILLEHIGPDDFAARFGGEEFVVILTSKTLNHSHEIMKQILAAISNTPFTEMNGKSVTVSIGMHDFTGTDSKNSTFQKADDALYEAKNTGKNKIVIS; this comes from the coding sequence ATGCATACTACATCTCAAACTCCTCGACAGACTAATTGGAATCGTGTGCTTCTCAATGCATTCTGGATCATCCTGCTTGTGGATTTAAGTATTCATTTTTTGGATTCTCTATGCTTATGGGGTCAACATCCGGAGCCCCTAACCATAAGCAAGTTTATTACGCAATCGCTGATTCCTGATACCATCATAGTGACTTTGATCATTATTCTGGAATGCATCTATAGATGGAAACCCCTATGGTCCGAGCTCGCCATTACGGTTGCGAGCCATTTATTTGCAGTTCTGATTATCATCAATCTCAGCGATGAACTGTATGGTATATCATTAATTATGCTGCTCCCGCTACTTATATCCATGATCTATATGAAGAGCAGTTATATGAAAGCCACTTCTGCCATTTGTCTACTGTACACGATCATTTTATTCTTCAAGACATCTAATCACGGGTACGTACCGATCACTCAAACTATCATTATTTCGCTTATTTTTGCTGCTACTGCTTTAGCAGGCTTTGCAGTAATCGGTCGTGGGCGTGATTTGATGCAATCCCTAGAGAACTCGGTAAAGTCAGAACAGGAATTACGCATTCAGAATATAATTATGGACCGTCTATCCAAGATCGATCCCCTGACTGACCTTTATAATCATAAGACTTTTCATGAATACTTGGGTTGGCTAATCGAGCATCAGCAGAGTAATCCATTTCCAATGCAGCTAGCCGTTATGGACATCGACAACTTCAAAAAAGTAAATGACACCTATGGACACTCCGTTGGAGATATCGTATTGCAAAAGGTCGCAGCGATCCTCCTCGAGCATATCGGTCCCGATGATTTCGCGGCTCGCTTCGGCGGAGAAGAATTTGTCGTCATTCTGACTTCTAAAACCCTTAATCATTCACATGAGATTATGAAGCAGATTCTAGCAGCCATCTCTAATACACCTTTTACGGAAATGAACGGTAAAAGCGTAACTGTCAGTATCGGTATGCACGATTTCACAGGTACAGATTCCAAGAATTCTACGTTTCAGAAAGCAGATGACGCACTATACGAGGCTAAGAACACGGGGAAGAACAAAATCGTAATCAGCTAA
- a CDS encoding nucleotidyltransferase family protein, producing MMDILENARSLQLPDWWVCAGFVRAKIWDTLHGFEERTPLPDVDVIYYDDSNLQEEVEKQWEARLRSLNPTIPWSVKNEARMHTVNQLPPYTSAVDAISKFPETATALGLSLDPSGKIILVAPHGISDVIRVVLRPTPHFTEKPNLLPIYEQRVIKKNWQKTWTQLQISST from the coding sequence ATGATGGATATATTAGAAAATGCTAGATCCCTTCAGCTACCCGATTGGTGGGTTTGTGCTGGCTTTGTACGTGCAAAAATCTGGGACACCCTACATGGCTTCGAAGAACGGACACCTTTACCAGACGTTGATGTTATTTATTATGACGACAGCAATCTTCAAGAGGAAGTGGAGAAGCAATGGGAGGCGAGACTAAGAAGCCTGAATCCTACTATACCCTGGTCTGTTAAAAATGAAGCAAGAATGCATACCGTCAATCAACTTCCACCTTATACATCAGCTGTAGATGCGATCTCCAAGTTTCCGGAAACCGCCACAGCGCTTGGACTCTCCCTAGATCCATCGGGTAAAATCATCCTAGTCGCTCCACACGGAATTTCAGACGTAATTCGTGTCGTATTACGACCTACCCCACATTTTACAGAAAAACCGAACTTACTCCCTATTTATGAACAACGCGTTATTAAGAAGAACTGGCAGAAAACTTGGACGCAGTTGCAGATTAGCTCTACCTAA
- a CDS encoding sensor histidine kinase produces MCLFVLTRLPRFKEIFQKGTYAPQELAIATMIFSLFAIFGTYSGINVEGSLVNVRIIAIVSGGILFGPWVGLITGIISGVHRFLIDIGGVTSLPCLITSITAGIVSGMIYRRTSGERRWMAGILAGMACEALTMLLILVMAEPSSLGVDIVSKIAFPMIMSQISVGLIVMLVQSVEGEKERIAAKQSKLALDIANKTLPYFRNINPESLRTICQIIKEDIGADAVAITDTRLILAYVGVGEEDYTTTNEIITEETKVTLSSGEITIRNDDSDYVNPEIKSLIIIPLKEKGEVTGALKIYYTRAHKITYSLQAMAVGLSQMISTLMEVSRVEGIKEMANKAELKALQTSINPHFLFNALNAIASSIRINPDKARELIVNLSGYMRYNLELTDEFIDIKRELQQVQQYVEIEKARFGSRLNVLYDIDEVQVRIPSLIIQPLVENAIIHGILKVRGAGTVTISVKNQGDNVRVGIRDTGAGISDETIEKVYTGDMPENKIGLFNVHQRVKLIYGTGLTIQRLDKGTNIYFDVKKEGL; encoded by the coding sequence ATGTGTCTGTTTGTGCTGACTCGTCTGCCGCGGTTTAAAGAGATTTTTCAAAAAGGAACCTACGCCCCGCAGGAGCTTGCCATAGCGACGATGATCTTCAGTTTATTTGCCATCTTTGGTACCTACAGTGGGATTAATGTGGAAGGTTCGCTTGTGAATGTGCGAATTATCGCCATCGTATCCGGTGGGATTTTGTTCGGGCCATGGGTAGGACTCATAACAGGCATCATCTCAGGGGTTCACCGTTTTCTGATTGATATCGGAGGGGTAACCTCTCTTCCTTGTCTGATTACGAGTATTACCGCAGGTATTGTATCCGGGATGATATACCGCCGTACCTCTGGCGAGCGTCGATGGATGGCGGGTATTTTGGCTGGAATGGCCTGTGAAGCGCTGACGATGCTGCTCATTCTGGTGATGGCTGAACCGTCGTCGCTGGGTGTGGATATCGTGTCCAAAATTGCTTTTCCGATGATTATGAGCCAGATTAGTGTCGGTCTGATTGTCATGCTAGTGCAGAGTGTGGAAGGTGAAAAGGAACGGATTGCGGCGAAGCAGTCCAAGCTGGCACTGGATATTGCCAATAAGACCTTGCCTTATTTTCGCAATATTAATCCCGAGTCGCTTCGCACCATCTGCCAAATTATCAAAGAAGATATCGGCGCAGATGCGGTAGCTATTACGGATACTAGACTCATTCTCGCTTACGTTGGTGTTGGAGAAGAGGATTATACTACGACCAATGAAATTATTACTGAAGAAACTAAAGTGACGTTGTCCAGTGGTGAAATCACCATCCGTAACGACGATAGTGATTATGTCAATCCGGAGATTAAATCGCTGATTATTATTCCATTGAAGGAAAAAGGCGAAGTGACGGGAGCGCTCAAAATCTATTACACCAGAGCCCACAAGATCACTTATTCTCTCCAAGCTATGGCTGTAGGTTTGTCACAAATGATCTCTACACTAATGGAAGTATCGCGGGTTGAGGGTATTAAAGAAATGGCGAACAAAGCAGAACTAAAGGCGCTGCAGACCAGCATTAACCCACACTTCCTGTTCAATGCACTGAATGCGATTGCGTCCTCGATTCGGATTAACCCGGATAAGGCGCGCGAGCTAATTGTGAATCTGTCCGGTTATATGAGATATAATCTGGAGCTGACGGATGAATTCATTGATATTAAACGCGAGCTGCAGCAGGTTCAGCAATACGTGGAGATTGAAAAAGCGCGCTTCGGAAGCCGTCTGAACGTGCTTTACGATATTGATGAGGTTCAGGTTCGAATTCCGAGTCTGATTATTCAGCCGCTTGTAGAAAATGCGATTATACATGGCATACTGAAGGTAAGAGGAGCGGGAACAGTAACGATTTCTGTAAAAAATCAAGGCGATAATGTGCGAGTTGGCATTCGGGATACCGGAGCTGGCATCAGCGATGAAACCATAGAGAAGGTCTATACTGGCGATATGCCGGAGAATAAAATCGGATTGTTTAATGTACATCAACGGGTCAAGCTCATCTATGGAACTGGACTTACGATTCAGAGGTTGGATAAAGGGACGAACATTTATTTTGATGTCAAAAAGGAGGGCCTATGA